The following proteins are encoded in a genomic region of Nicotiana sylvestris chromosome 4, ASM39365v2, whole genome shotgun sequence:
- the LOC104212361 gene encoding tobamovirus multiplication protein 3-like, whose protein sequence is MGRVETAADPSTAAAVVAYRLHEALSWWEEVNKSIVWQDRTYHVLAILYGVVSIVALVQLIRIQMRVPEYGWTTQKVFHFLNFLVNGVRSLVFAFRRDVQKLNPEIIQHILLDMPSLAFFTTFALLVLFWAEIYYQARAVSTDALRPSFFTINGVVYAVQIILWLIIWWKPIPALVILSKVFFAGVSLFAALGFLLYGGRLFLMLRRFPVESKGRQKKLQEVGYVTTICFTCFLIRCIMLCFNAFDKAADLDVLDHPILNFVYYLLVEILPSSLILFILRKLPPKRGITQYHPIR, encoded by the exons ATGGGTCGGGTAGAGACGGCAGCGGACCCGTCGACGGCAGCGGCGGTGGTGGCGTACCGCTTGCATGAGGCATTAAGTTGGTGGGAGGAGGTGAACAAATCCATTGTTTGGCAAGACCGTACTTACCATGTCCTCGCGatcttatacggcgtcgtttcaatTGTTGCTCTT GTGCAATTAATTCGGATTCAAATGAGAGTTCCCGAGTATGGATGGACCACTCAGAAAGTTTTCCACTTTCTCAATTTCTTGGTGAATGGAG TTCGCTCGCTTGTTTTTGCATTTCGCCGGGATGTTCAGAAGTTGAACCCTGAG ATTATCCAGCACATCTTGCTTGATATGCCAAGTCTTGCATTCTTCACAACTTTTGCTCTGCTAGTATTATTCTGGGCTGAGATATACTATCAG GCACGTGCTGTATCTACTGATGCTCTTAGGCCTAGTTTCTTCACAATTAATGGAGTGGTGTATGCTGTTCAG ATTATATTATGGCTCATAATATGGTGGAAACCTATTCCAGCTCTCGTCATCTTATCTAAGGTGTTCTTTGCAG GTGTATCTCTATTTGCAGCCTTGGGGTTTCTTCTTTATGGAGGAAG GCTTTTCCTCATGTTACGGCGTTTCCCTGTAGAATCAAAAGGGAGACAGAAGAAGCTACAGGAG GTTGGCTATGTGACAACAATATGCTTTACATGCTTCCTCATTAGATGCATTATG CTGTGTTTCAATGCGTTTGATAAAGCTGCGGATCTTGATGTCCTGGACCATCCAATTTTGAATTTTGTGTACTACCTG TTGGTGGAGATACTACCTTCTTCGCTTATCCTTTTCATTTTGCGGAAGTTGCCTCCGAAGCGAGGGATCACACAGTACCACCCTATTCGCTGA
- the LOC104212360 gene encoding UPF0481 protein At3g47200-like has protein sequence MEEGSKVDHVMEIGDTSGEDRSGLQTRKEIFDERFKDLNNNWSTKSCTIFKVNVGLRESNSDAYTPKLIPIGLYHNKNPQLNSMRKYKLLYLQRFLQRKEGLDVDSCARKLEEMKDEALKCYDDINYKEFDTNSTKEFVDMLLVDGSFVVEYIREDCLENQPREGRIINTDWMVSLVNRDLLLLENQLPFSVLTKLHGMTAHQGEMSFTKQVEKTFLSNLPNMCPASLSETTTGNADNMELKHILHVLHKACQPSQTTTSTTKSEHSRKRLCWNPLQLFRPKETPRDTKHITLHGNMPNATELCEAGVTFSKVQNVYSLSDTNNSLGNRTVSLFDIKFEKGLMEIPSFEIVDLTETLLRNLIAFEQHWPDVYPTCFSDYVIFMDYLIESEKDVSLLRLKGIIRNRIGEDKEVASIFNKMGKGVAVSCEDFYYKEECRKLIQHCEKPWNRMKANLRHNYFSSPWAGASTVAAAVLLILTAMQTSFQS, from the coding sequence ATGGAAGAAGGAAGTAAAGTGGATCATGTAATGGAGATAGGGGATACAAGTGGTGAAGATCGATCCGGGTTGCAAACCAGAAAAGAAATCTTTGATGAAAGATTTAAGGATTTGAACAATAATTGGTCAACAAAATCATGTACCATATTCAAAGTAAATGTGGGGTTACGTGAATCAAATTCAGATGCTTATACACCAAAGTTGATCCCCATTGGTCTTTACCATAACAAAAATCCTCAACTTAATTCGATGAGAAAATACAAACTGTTGTACCTACAACGATTTCTCCAGAGGAAAGAGGGGCTTGATGTGGATAGTTGCGCCAGAAAATTGGAGGAAATGAAGGATGAAGCACTAAAGTGTTATGACGATATAAATTATAAGGAGTTTGATACTAATAGCACTAAGGAATTCGTGGACATGTTGTTGGTTGATGGCAGTTTCGTGGTTGAGTATATTCGAGAGGATTGTTTGGAAAATCAGCCAAGAGAAGGCCGAATTATAAACACAGATTGGATGGTATCTCTTGTAAATCGTGACCTGTTGCTGCTAGAGAACCAACTTCCTTTCTCTGTACTCACTAAGCTTCATGGTATGACTGCACATCAAGGTGAAATGTCATTCACAAAACAAGTGGAGAAGACTTTTTTATCTAACTTACCGAATATGTGCCCAGCATCCTTGAGTGAGACTACCACAGGTAATGCAGACAATATGGAACTCAAACATATACTGCATGTACTACACAAGGCTTGTCAACCTTCACAGACGACGACTAGCACGACAAAATCAGAACATTCCAGGAAACGTTTATGTTGGAATCCTTTACAACTATTTAGGCCGAAAGAAACGCCAAGAGATACGAAACACATAACGTTGCATGGCAACATGCCAAATGCAACAGAGCTTTGTGAAGCTGGAGTTACattttcaaaagttcaaaatgtttATAGTTTGTCGGACACAAATAACAGCCTTGGAAATAGGACAGTATCACTCTTTGATATAAAATTTGAGAAAGGGTTAATGGAAATTCCTTCATTTGAAATCGTTGATCTTACGGAGACTCTCCTGCGAAATCTCATAGCTTTTGAACAGCATTGGCCAGATGTATATCCTACATGTTTCAGTGATTATGTAATTTTCATGGATTATCTTATTGAATCAGAAAAAGATGTGAGTTTGCTTCGCCTGAAAGGAATCATCAGGAACAGGATAGGAGAGGACAAAGAAGTGGCCAGCATCTTCAACAAAATGGGGAAAGGGGTTGCCGTTTCATGTGAGGACTtctactacaaagaagaatgcagAAAATTAATTCAACATTGTGAAAAACCATGGAACCGAATGAAGGCAAATTTGAGGCACAATTATTTTAGTAGTCCTTGGGCCGGAGCTTCAACTGTGGCAGCCGCCGTACTCCTCATACTCACAGCAATGCAGACTAGCTTTCAGAGCTGA